One Gammaproteobacteria bacterium genomic window carries:
- a CDS encoding CBS domain-containing protein: MSEDRPTGGPSWLERLGHALLGEPRDRQELIELLRDAEQRHLLDPDVLAMVEGAFQVSEMQVRDVMVPRAQMVVVERDAPFEEILRAVIESGHSRFPVIGESRDEVVGILLAKDLLPPLARPRPGPFNIREWLRPAVFVPESKRLNVLLRDFRSTRNHMAIVVDEYGGVAGLATIEDVLEQIVGEIDDEYDVGEDEGFIRRHGDGEFIVKALTPIEEFNEAFGTEFSDAELDTVGGLLLKAFGRLPERGDRVSLGGLDFEVLNADGRRVHLVKVRTPEPKP; this comes from the coding sequence ATGAGTGAAGACCGACCTACCGGCGGTCCCAGCTGGCTCGAGCGGCTGGGCCACGCCCTGCTCGGTGAGCCACGGGACCGGCAGGAGCTGATCGAGCTCCTGCGCGACGCCGAGCAGCGCCACCTCCTCGACCCCGACGTGCTGGCGATGGTCGAGGGCGCCTTCCAGGTCTCCGAAATGCAGGTCCGCGACGTCATGGTGCCCCGTGCCCAGATGGTCGTGGTGGAGCGTGACGCGCCGTTCGAGGAGATCCTCCGCGCGGTGATCGAGTCCGGGCACTCCCGGTTCCCGGTCATCGGCGAGAGCCGCGACGAGGTGGTGGGGATCCTGCTCGCCAAGGACCTGCTGCCGCCGCTGGCCCGGCCGCGCCCCGGCCCCTTCAACATCCGCGAGTGGCTGCGTCCCGCCGTGTTCGTGCCGGAGAGCAAGCGGCTCAACGTCCTGCTGCGGGACTTCCGCAGCACCCGCAACCACATGGCGATCGTGGTGGACGAGTACGGCGGGGTCGCCGGCCTGGCGACCATCGAGGACGTGCTCGAGCAGATCGTGGGCGAGATCGACGACGAGTACGACGTCGGCGAGGACGAGGGCTTCATCCGTCGGCACGGCGACGGGGAGTTCATCGTCAAGGCCCTCACCCCCATCGAGGAGTTCAACGAGGCCTTCGGGACCGAGTTCAGCGACGCCGAGCTCGACACCGTCGGCGGACTGCTGCTCAAGGCCTTCGGCCGGCTGCCCGAGCGGGGCGACCGGGTCTCCCTGGGCGGCCTCGACTTCGAGGTCCTGAACGCCGACGGCCGGCGGGTCCACCTGGTCAAGGTCCGCACCCCTGAGCCGAAGCCCTGA
- the ybeY gene encoding rRNA maturation RNase YbeY codes for MSEPGAVAVAVRVQYAVPRRGLPAPASFRRWAGAALAGRRAVAEVGVRVVDREEGAALNHRYRGKDGPTNVLSFPFDPPPGVDLPWLGELVLCAPVVEEEAGVQGKAPRDHWAHLVVHGILHLVGYDHGSEAEAAAMERLEVEVLQGLGIDDPYGDRDNDRDNV; via the coding sequence GTGAGCGAGCCCGGGGCCGTCGCGGTCGCGGTCCGCGTCCAGTACGCCGTCCCGAGGCGGGGCCTGCCGGCGCCCGCGAGCTTCCGGCGCTGGGCCGGGGCGGCCCTCGCCGGGCGGCGTGCCGTGGCCGAGGTGGGGGTGCGAGTGGTGGACCGGGAGGAGGGGGCGGCGCTCAACCACCGCTATCGGGGCAAGGACGGCCCCACCAACGTGCTCTCCTTCCCCTTCGATCCGCCCCCGGGCGTGGACCTGCCCTGGCTCGGCGAGCTCGTCCTGTGTGCGCCGGTGGTGGAGGAGGAGGCCGGAGTCCAGGGAAAGGCGCCGCGCGACCATTGGGCGCATCTGGTCGTTCACGGTATCCTGCACCTCGTCGGCTACGACCACGGGAGCGAGGCCGAGGCCGCGGCGATGGAGCGGCTCGAGGTCGAGGTGCTCCAGGGCCTGGGGATCGACGACCCCTACGGGGACAGGGACAACGACAGGGACAACGTATGA